In Cydia splendana chromosome 25, ilCydSple1.2, whole genome shotgun sequence, a single genomic region encodes these proteins:
- the LOC134802943 gene encoding uncharacterized protein LOC134802943, with protein sequence MGNKQLNKKKTSRKRQLGRFQQTMELTKRRKLDNFTAEHDTISLDYIELQNMEMESPISSTTDIQSNDEATGSNILNPRIAQVDDTYRVPSILEEEDTHEVGDSC encoded by the exons atgggtaacaagcaattgaataaaaagaagacatctcgaaaaagacaactcggaagattccaacaaacaatggaactaac gaaaagaagaaaattgGATAATTTCACAGCCGAACATGATACTATATCTTTAGACTACATCGA actgcaaaatatggaaatggaatctccgatttcatcaaccactgacattcaaagtaacga TGAGGCGACCGGCTCAAACATTTTGAACCCACGCATTGCACAGGTGGATGACACTTATCGGGTTCCTAGTATATTAGAGGAAGAAGATACCCATGAGGTAGGTGATTCATGCTAA